One Nonomuraea angiospora DNA segment encodes these proteins:
- a CDS encoding alpha/beta fold hydrolase, translating into MTASRTVTVDGSPVHVLESGTGPAVLMLHGSGPGTTGSGAWATTAQALGASWHLVAPDQAGFGRTPIPAGSRGGLRLWTEQAAGLMDALGAEHYAVVGHSMGGAVALALAAARPRQVTHVVAVSTMGAPGAPLSAELDAIWAAPADPPGARDMLSRLVLDQALVTESTVAARAAAMRAGAAAFASLFPPPRARWADDLTLSARTLAGVRAPVLLVHGAEDRVTPLGTAALPLLEHLADVRLHVLGRCGHVPALEHPHDFRRLLTCFLGRERGP; encoded by the coding sequence GTGACGGCATCTCGGACCGTCACAGTCGACGGCTCCCCCGTCCACGTCCTGGAGAGCGGCACCGGGCCCGCGGTGCTGATGCTGCACGGCTCCGGACCCGGTACGACCGGATCCGGCGCCTGGGCAACGACGGCACAGGCGCTGGGCGCGTCCTGGCACCTGGTGGCTCCTGACCAGGCGGGGTTCGGCCGTACACCGATCCCGGCCGGCTCCAGGGGCGGGCTCCGGCTGTGGACGGAGCAGGCCGCGGGCCTGATGGATGCTCTCGGTGCCGAGCACTACGCCGTGGTGGGCCACTCCATGGGCGGCGCCGTGGCGCTGGCGTTGGCGGCCGCGCGTCCCAGGCAGGTCACCCATGTCGTGGCGGTCTCGACGATGGGCGCCCCCGGGGCGCCGCTGTCCGCCGAGCTCGACGCGATCTGGGCCGCCCCTGCCGACCCGCCCGGGGCACGAGACATGTTGAGTCGCCTCGTCCTCGACCAGGCGCTCGTGACCGAGTCGACCGTCGCCGCCCGTGCGGCCGCGATGCGGGCGGGGGCGGCCGCATTCGCGTCGTTGTTCCCTCCTCCCAGGGCACGCTGGGCCGACGACCTCACCCTCTCGGCGCGAACGCTGGCAGGGGTGCGCGCGCCCGTGCTGCTCGTCCACGGTGCCGAGGACCGGGTCACCCCGCTCGGGACGGCAGCCCTGCCCCTGCTCGAGCACCTGGCCGATGTCCGTCTGCACGTGCTCGGCCGATGCGGGCACGTGCCGGCGCTCGAACACCCGCACGACTTCAGGCGACTCCTGACGTGCTTCCTCGGCCGGGAACGAGGTCCCTGA
- a CDS encoding DJ-1/PfpI family protein, producing the protein MPRALLLTGDAAEELDTMYPYYRVQEGGWDVDVSSRTMRDVQLVIHEFDPNSDAYVEKNGRKLPVDVPWAEVDVERYDALIIPGGRAPEWIRVDADVRRITEHFFARNLPIALVCHGAQVPAVYGLLKGRKTACFPPITGDMENAGATVIDAPDVVDGNLVSCRGWPDMPKFGRAMMEVFSKSINSASA; encoded by the coding sequence GTGCCCAGAGCGCTGCTCCTGACCGGCGACGCCGCCGAGGAGCTCGACACCATGTATCCCTACTATCGCGTACAGGAGGGCGGCTGGGACGTTGACGTCTCGTCACGGACGATGCGTGACGTTCAGCTGGTCATCCACGAGTTCGACCCCAACTCCGACGCCTACGTGGAGAAGAACGGCCGGAAGTTGCCGGTTGACGTGCCCTGGGCCGAGGTCGACGTCGAGCGCTATGACGCCCTCATCATCCCCGGTGGACGTGCCCCCGAGTGGATCCGGGTTGACGCCGACGTCAGGCGCATCACCGAGCACTTCTTCGCGCGCAACCTCCCGATCGCGCTGGTGTGCCACGGCGCGCAGGTGCCGGCTGTGTACGGGCTGCTGAAGGGCCGGAAGACGGCGTGCTTCCCGCCCATCACCGGTGACATGGAGAACGCGGGCGCGACGGTCATCGACGCTCCCGACGTGGTGGACGGCAACCTCGTCTCCTGCAGGGGGTGGCCGGACATGCCGAAATTCGGCAGGGCGATGATGGAGGTCTTCTCGAAGTCCATCAACTCCGCATCGGCATGA
- a CDS encoding GntR family transcriptional regulator, translating to MDDEAMIARRRGAMTGGIPPGRSRGRLADEVYDTLLGQMMSLRIEPGSRVTIDALARELGVSQTPIRDALNRMEAEGLVVRVPHAGYRIPPQITRHRFEDMLEVRLLLEPAAARRSAERASLQQVAGLRRLLEEMAELEGGGGLMAYGAFGLRDAAFHDLVALSAENQVIREALARLHTHVHLFRLLHDTQVTHLAMAEHEEVLTAIAARDPDAAAYAMRRHILRSGERFRRLFDEAKGADGMVVEA from the coding sequence ATGGACGACGAAGCGATGATCGCGCGGCGCCGTGGGGCCATGACGGGCGGAATCCCGCCGGGAAGATCTCGCGGCCGGCTTGCCGACGAGGTGTACGACACGCTGCTCGGACAGATGATGTCGCTGCGGATCGAGCCGGGCTCCCGCGTCACGATCGACGCCCTGGCGCGAGAGCTGGGGGTCTCGCAGACGCCGATCCGAGACGCTCTGAACCGGATGGAGGCCGAGGGCCTGGTCGTGCGTGTGCCTCACGCCGGCTATCGCATTCCCCCCCAGATCACCCGTCACCGATTCGAGGACATGCTCGAGGTCCGCCTGCTCCTCGAGCCGGCGGCGGCGCGCAGATCCGCCGAACGCGCATCCTTGCAGCAGGTGGCCGGTCTGCGGCGGCTGCTGGAGGAGATGGCGGAGCTGGAGGGGGGCGGCGGGCTCATGGCCTATGGCGCCTTCGGGCTGCGCGACGCCGCTTTTCACGATCTCGTCGCCCTGAGCGCGGAGAACCAGGTCATCCGCGAAGCGCTCGCCCGCCTGCACACGCACGTGCACCTGTTCCGGCTTCTCCACGACACCCAGGTCACTCACCTGGCCATGGCCGAGCACGAAGAAGTCCTGACCGCGATCGCCGCGCGTGACCCCGACGCCGCGGCCTACGCCATGCGCCGGCACATCCTGCGGTCCGGCGAGCGGTTCCGGCGATTGTTCGACGAGGCCAAGGGCGCGGACGGAATGGTGGTAGAGGCTTGA
- a CDS encoding extracellular solute-binding protein, translating to MLVATTVAACGGQDGSAPKAPATIPELTKDPLTLSFIWFDWPPAHALEAFANAEYTKGRPNVTIKVKTVPNANWHDAMFTQFAAHKTDFDIPILDSQHIGEAVTNGNILDITDFVKKNIDVKAYNPYLLAAYGQFPQAETGKRDENASLYGLPLLGDTWTMIYRKDLIGDKPPQTWDQMISVAEKCQADNPGVSGLAFHQANGSDAAAVTYNTVNGVYGGNLWDPKTRKIDGVLNDAAGQEAMDVLVNKMKPLTAKGSGNWFIDEVNAAVAQGKACIAFNWIAASGGLLDPKQSTLGTTREQILDKLGFATLPSQKTNLVPLGGMGMHVSAYAPEANQAEALNFMKWFEQGDIQKKWAAAGGVPSRTDALESPEFLNAQPFNQVYTDSVPRMRDMWNVPEYARLVDIENTNVNAALNGAKAPKDALDDIAKQQQGVLNASSGKGGGGL from the coding sequence ATGTTAGTGGCCACGACCGTGGCGGCTTGCGGCGGTCAGGACGGCAGCGCCCCCAAGGCGCCGGCGACCATCCCGGAGCTCACCAAGGATCCGCTGACCCTCAGCTTCATCTGGTTCGACTGGCCCCCCGCCCACGCGCTGGAAGCCTTCGCGAACGCGGAGTACACCAAGGGGCGGCCGAACGTGACCATCAAGGTCAAGACCGTGCCGAACGCGAACTGGCACGACGCGATGTTCACCCAGTTCGCCGCACACAAGACCGACTTCGACATCCCGATCCTGGACTCGCAACACATCGGCGAGGCCGTGACGAACGGCAACATCCTCGACATCACCGACTTCGTCAAGAAGAACATCGACGTCAAGGCCTACAACCCGTACCTTCTGGCGGCCTACGGCCAGTTCCCCCAGGCGGAGACCGGGAAGCGCGACGAAAACGCCAGCCTGTACGGACTGCCGCTGCTCGGCGACACCTGGACGATGATCTACCGCAAGGACCTGATCGGCGACAAGCCACCGCAGACCTGGGATCAGATGATCTCGGTCGCCGAGAAGTGCCAGGCGGACAACCCTGGCGTCAGCGGGCTGGCCTTCCACCAGGCCAACGGCTCCGACGCCGCGGCCGTAACCTACAACACGGTCAACGGCGTCTACGGCGGCAACCTCTGGGACCCCAAGACGCGCAAGATCGACGGCGTCCTCAACGACGCTGCGGGCCAGGAGGCGATGGACGTCCTGGTCAACAAGATGAAGCCGCTGACCGCCAAGGGCTCCGGCAACTGGTTCATCGACGAGGTGAACGCGGCGGTCGCCCAGGGCAAGGCCTGCATCGCGTTCAACTGGATCGCCGCGAGCGGCGGCCTGCTCGACCCGAAGCAGTCGACGCTCGGCACCACGCGGGAGCAGATTCTCGACAAGCTGGGCTTCGCCACCCTGCCGAGCCAGAAGACGAACCTGGTGCCTCTCGGCGGTATGGGGATGCACGTGTCGGCCTACGCGCCCGAGGCGAACCAGGCGGAGGCCCTGAACTTCATGAAGTGGTTCGAGCAGGGTGATATCCAGAAGAAGTGGGCCGCGGCTGGTGGCGTGCCATCGCGTACGGACGCCCTGGAGTCGCCCGAGTTCCTCAACGCCCAGCCGTTCAACCAGGTGTACACCGACTCGGTTCCGCGGATGCGGGATATGTGGAACGTGCCCGAGTACGCACGCCTCGTCGACATCGAGAACACCAACGTGAACGCGGCTCTCAACGGCGCGAAGGCGCCGAAGGACGCGCTCGACGACATCGCCAAGCAGCAGCAGGGCGTGCTCAACGCCAGCAGTGGCAAGGGCGGCGGCGGACTGTGA
- a CDS encoding carbohydrate ABC transporter permease: MSDSAPLTTDHPGQAASATPPAPGRSRRLSDRGLAVAFTSPALLLLLAMSVFPLLWALYLSFTDYSATRGGPAQFLWFENYTAILTSPQVHQRALTTLIYVVGAVALQTVLGFAIAYLISRRTHGRGLLTTLFLVPMMLSPVVVGLFWRFMLDAQFGVINSMLGSLGLGQVEWLTRQRTALISLILVDTWQWTPFIMLIALAGLTAVPKYLYEAASIDRASEWFQFRTITLPLVWPLLLIAVLFRAIEAFRLFDLVYILTSGGPGVSTETLSFHVYKVAFLGFNTGTASAYGILMVLIVIVLTQLYLRYLNKLKED, encoded by the coding sequence GTGAGTGACTCCGCCCCTCTGACGACCGACCACCCCGGGCAGGCGGCGTCCGCGACGCCGCCCGCACCGGGCCGGTCCCGCCGCTTGAGCGACCGCGGGCTCGCCGTGGCCTTCACCTCTCCCGCGCTGCTGCTGTTGCTCGCCATGTCGGTGTTCCCGTTGCTGTGGGCGTTGTACCTGTCCTTCACCGACTACTCGGCCACTCGCGGGGGGCCCGCCCAGTTCCTCTGGTTCGAGAACTACACCGCCATCCTGACTTCGCCGCAGGTCCACCAGAGGGCCCTGACGACGTTGATCTACGTGGTCGGCGCGGTCGCCCTGCAGACCGTGCTCGGTTTCGCCATCGCCTACCTGATCTCACGGCGCACGCACGGACGAGGACTGCTGACCACCCTGTTTCTGGTTCCGATGATGCTGTCGCCGGTCGTGGTCGGGCTGTTCTGGCGATTCATGCTCGACGCGCAATTCGGCGTGATCAACAGCATGCTCGGCTCGCTCGGCCTGGGGCAGGTGGAGTGGCTCACCCGGCAGCGAACGGCACTGATCTCCCTCATCCTGGTCGACACCTGGCAATGGACGCCGTTCATCATGCTCATCGCACTCGCGGGCCTCACCGCGGTGCCCAAGTACTTGTACGAGGCCGCCTCGATCGATCGGGCGTCCGAGTGGTTCCAGTTCCGCACCATCACTCTTCCGCTGGTGTGGCCGCTGCTTCTCATCGCCGTGTTGTTCAGGGCCATCGAGGCCTTCCGGCTGTTCGACCTCGTCTACATCCTCACCAGCGGAGGCCCGGGGGTCTCCACCGAGACGTTGTCGTTCCACGTCTACAAGGTCGCGTTCCTGGGCTTCAACACCGGAACCGCCTCGGCGTACGGGATCCTCATGGTCCTCATCGTCATCGTCCTCACGCAGCTCTACCTGCGCTACTTGAACAAGCTCAAGGAGGACTGA
- a CDS encoding carbohydrate ABC transporter permease produces the protein MALSVDEAVSTGPARDHTPPSRRFGGRGRAVLEVALLTVLAIVMLFPVLWMIETSIKENRDVYAIPAKFFDFKVTMEHFKDVFVASGGGRSTLSASFLNSVLVAGVSTALATVLGVPAAWAYSRFAVKAKKDQLFFILSTRFMPPVVVVIPIFLMYRQVGLIDTKLGLILIYTAFNVPFTIWMMKGFVDEVPAEYEDAAMLDGYTRLQAFWRFTLPLLLPGIAATAVFALIFSWNEFVFAIFLTSSDDVRTAPPAIAGLIGGTTVDWGLVAAASVVFALPVLVFAYLVRKHLVAGVTLGAVRR, from the coding sequence ATGGCCCTCTCCGTCGACGAGGCCGTGTCCACAGGTCCTGCCCGGGATCACACGCCCCCCTCGCGCCGCTTCGGCGGCCGGGGCCGCGCCGTGCTGGAGGTCGCGCTGCTGACCGTGCTGGCCATCGTGATGCTCTTCCCGGTGCTGTGGATGATCGAGACGTCCATCAAGGAGAACCGGGACGTCTACGCCATCCCGGCCAAGTTCTTCGACTTCAAGGTCACCATGGAGCATTTCAAGGACGTGTTCGTCGCCTCCGGCGGCGGTCGTTCGACCTTGTCCGCCTCGTTCCTCAACTCCGTCCTGGTCGCCGGGGTCTCCACGGCGCTGGCCACCGTGCTGGGGGTCCCGGCGGCCTGGGCCTACTCGCGCTTCGCCGTGAAGGCCAAGAAGGACCAGCTGTTCTTCATCCTGTCCACCCGCTTCATGCCGCCCGTGGTGGTCGTGATTCCGATCTTCCTCATGTACCGCCAAGTCGGGCTCATCGACACCAAGCTCGGCCTGATCCTCATCTACACCGCCTTCAACGTCCCGTTCACGATCTGGATGATGAAGGGGTTCGTCGACGAGGTGCCCGCGGAGTACGAGGACGCCGCCATGCTCGACGGCTACACCCGCTTGCAGGCGTTCTGGCGATTCACCCTTCCCCTGCTCCTGCCCGGCATCGCCGCGACGGCGGTCTTCGCACTCATCTTCTCGTGGAACGAGTTCGTGTTCGCCATCTTCCTCACCTCCAGCGACGACGTGCGGACGGCCCCGCCCGCCATCGCCGGCCTCATCGGCGGAACCACAGTGGACTGGGGTCTCGTGGCCGCCGCCTCCGTGGTGTTCGCCCTGCCGGTGCTCGTCTTCGCCTACCTGGTGCGCAAGCACCTCGTCGCCGGTGTGACGCTCGGGGCGGTGCGACGCTGA
- a CDS encoding ABC transporter ATP-binding protein produces MAGIEVSALHKRYPDGTVAVDHVDLSIRDGELFVMLGPSGCGKTTTLRAIAGLERQTTGNIRIGDTLVNDLPPADRDIAMVFQFYALYPHLRTRDNLAFPLRAEGLPKAEVRKRVDEAAGLMRLGPLLDRRPHRLSGGEQQRVALARALVRRPRAFLMDEPLTNLDAELRADMRTEIKHLQGGLGTTMVYVTHDQVEAMSLGHRIAILNKGRVEQIGTPLEVYDRPASLFCAAFIGSPPMNLIEVEVADGKLRSQGGLALTPPPGLPRDRRLLAGVRPEALEVTEPGAERSVPARVVSAEWLGDEIIYVVDHDGQRDVRVRMPPTVRFTVDAPVGLRHTGGPPPVYDVSTEELVA; encoded by the coding sequence ATGGCGGGCATCGAGGTGAGCGCCCTGCACAAGCGCTACCCGGACGGGACGGTCGCAGTCGATCACGTGGACCTGTCCATCCGCGACGGCGAGCTGTTCGTGATGCTCGGCCCTTCGGGTTGCGGCAAGACGACCACGCTGCGGGCCATAGCCGGCCTGGAAAGGCAGACGACGGGCAACATCCGCATCGGCGACACGCTGGTCAACGACCTGCCGCCCGCCGACCGCGACATCGCCATGGTGTTCCAGTTCTACGCTCTCTACCCGCATCTGAGAACCCGCGACAACCTGGCGTTCCCGCTGCGGGCCGAGGGACTGCCCAAGGCGGAGGTGCGCAAGCGGGTCGACGAGGCCGCCGGGCTGATGCGGCTCGGTCCGCTCCTGGACAGGCGACCGCACCGGCTGTCCGGCGGGGAGCAGCAGCGCGTCGCGCTCGCCCGCGCCCTGGTGCGACGACCGCGCGCATTCCTCATGGACGAACCCCTCACCAATCTGGACGCGGAGCTGAGGGCGGACATGCGCACGGAGATCAAGCACCTGCAGGGGGGACTGGGGACGACGATGGTCTACGTCACTCACGACCAGGTCGAGGCGATGTCGCTCGGTCACAGAATCGCCATCCTCAACAAGGGCCGCGTCGAGCAGATCGGCACGCCGCTGGAAGTCTACGACCGTCCGGCGAGTCTTTTCTGCGCCGCGTTCATCGGCTCCCCGCCGATGAACCTGATCGAGGTGGAGGTGGCCGACGGGAAGCTGCGCAGTCAGGGCGGGCTGGCCCTCACGCCACCGCCGGGCCTGCCGCGCGACCGTCGCCTGCTCGCGGGCGTCCGGCCGGAGGCGCTGGAAGTCACGGAACCAGGGGCGGAACGTTCGGTCCCGGCCCGCGTGGTCTCGGCGGAGTGGCTGGGCGACGAGATCATCTACGTGGTCGACCACGACGGACAGCGCGACGTACGGGTTCGGATGCCACCGACTGTCCGTTTCACCGTTGACGCACCGGTCGGGCTGCGGCACACCGGCGGCCCCCCGCCGGTCTACGACGTGAGCACGGAAGAGCTGGTGGCCTGA
- a CDS encoding ABC transporter ATP-binding protein, whose translation MGTVAVRGLCKSFGKVPALDGVTLDIPDGSFFVVLGPSGAGKTTTLRAIAGLEKLDAGSVHLDGRDATGDSPAARDLAMVFQNYALYPRHTAYENITSPLRARRCSSSEIAAAVERMSSLLHIERLLQRRPAQLSGGEMQRVALARALVRHPRAFLMDEPLTNLDLKLRVEMRTELTRIHRSLGATFIYVTNDQVEALSMADQVAVLKEGKVQQVGTPAEVYERPANQWVAGFVGSPPISLLACHAQGDRLVGAEGWTLPRPRWTMAEDGRPLLLGLRAEDLSVEQRGDASLPGELYGLEPLGDRTVVDVRVGTEILKVKARTTVTGTPGERLLVTVDLDRAHLFDAGTGLALSEAGR comes from the coding sequence ATGGGAACCGTGGCAGTGCGCGGGCTGTGCAAGTCCTTCGGCAAAGTCCCGGCCCTGGACGGGGTGACGCTGGACATACCGGACGGCTCGTTCTTCGTCGTGCTCGGACCCTCCGGGGCAGGCAAGACAACGACCCTGCGAGCGATCGCCGGCCTTGAGAAGCTTGACGCCGGGTCGGTGCACCTGGACGGGAGGGACGCGACCGGTGACAGCCCGGCCGCACGCGACCTGGCCATGGTCTTCCAGAACTACGCCCTCTACCCGCGACACACGGCGTACGAGAACATCACTTCGCCGCTGCGGGCACGCCGCTGTTCCTCGAGCGAGATCGCCGCTGCCGTCGAGCGGATGTCGAGCCTGCTGCACATCGAACGTCTGCTGCAGCGTCGTCCCGCGCAGTTGTCGGGTGGTGAGATGCAGCGGGTCGCCCTGGCCCGGGCGCTGGTCCGTCACCCGCGCGCGTTCCTCATGGACGAGCCGCTGACGAACCTCGACCTCAAGCTCCGCGTCGAGATGCGCACCGAGCTCACCCGCATCCACCGGAGCCTCGGAGCGACCTTCATCTACGTGACCAACGACCAGGTCGAGGCCTTGTCCATGGCCGACCAGGTCGCGGTCCTCAAGGAGGGAAAGGTGCAACAGGTCGGAACGCCGGCCGAGGTGTACGAGCGTCCAGCCAACCAGTGGGTCGCGGGATTCGTCGGGAGCCCGCCGATCAGCCTGCTCGCCTGCCACGCCCAGGGAGATCGTCTGGTCGGCGCGGAAGGCTGGACGCTGCCGCGGCCCCGCTGGACCATGGCTGAGGACGGTCGTCCGCTGCTGCTGGGCCTGCGCGCGGAGGACCTGTCCGTCGAGCAGCGTGGGGACGCGTCGTTGCCGGGTGAGCTCTACGGCCTTGAGCCGCTCGGTGACCGGACGGTGGTCGACGTCCGGGTGGGGACGGAGATCCTCAAGGTCAAGGCACGAACCACCGTCACCGGTACGCCGGGCGAGCGGCTGCTTGTCACGGTCGACCTGGACCGTGCGCACCTGTTCGATGCGGGCACCGGGCTGGCGCTGTCCGAGGCCGGGAGGTAA
- a CDS encoding NAD-dependent succinate-semialdehyde dehydrogenase, with product MSDPMNVLAPEHRRLRIGDAWRDAAGGATFAVEDPATGKTIAEVADADVVDGLAALDAASKAMAEWAATPPRKRSELLTATYRVLTERSEEVARLITLEMGKPLAEARGEVAYGAEFFRWFAEEAVRVEGRYNTAPAGGYRILTVPRPVGPCVFVTPWNFPLAMGARKIAPALAAGCTTITKPAAQTPLTMLFLARIMEEAGVPPGVVNVVTTKRAGEVVSALLADRRTRKLSFTGSTEVGRVLLRQAADNVLRASMELGGNAALIVCADADLDVALDGAMVAKMRNLGESCIAANRIYVEEPVREEFTARFAKRMGALSVGHGLDDGVDVGALIDEASVTKIDELVADAVDRGARVLVGGERPDGPGHFYPPTVLVDVPDDARMLEAEIFGPVAPIISFTSDDEVIAKANDTEHGLAGYVFTRDLQRALRFAEGLETGMLGINRGLISDPSAPFGGVKQSGIGKEGSHEGILEYLDVTYAAIDLP from the coding sequence ATGAGTGACCCGATGAACGTCCTGGCCCCCGAGCACCGGCGGCTCCGGATCGGCGACGCCTGGCGCGACGCTGCCGGCGGAGCCACCTTTGCCGTCGAGGACCCGGCCACCGGCAAGACCATCGCCGAGGTGGCGGACGCCGACGTCGTTGACGGGCTCGCCGCTCTGGACGCGGCGAGCAAGGCAATGGCGGAGTGGGCGGCGACCCCACCGCGAAAACGGTCGGAGTTGCTGACCGCGACGTACCGGGTACTGACCGAGCGATCCGAGGAGGTCGCCCGGCTGATAACGCTCGAGATGGGCAAGCCGCTCGCGGAGGCTCGCGGAGAGGTGGCCTACGGCGCCGAGTTCTTCCGCTGGTTCGCCGAGGAGGCGGTGCGCGTCGAGGGGCGCTACAACACCGCTCCCGCTGGTGGATATCGCATCCTCACCGTGCCGAGGCCGGTCGGACCGTGCGTCTTCGTGACACCATGGAACTTTCCGCTGGCCATGGGCGCCCGCAAGATCGCTCCTGCGCTGGCGGCGGGCTGTACGACGATCACCAAGCCGGCGGCCCAGACGCCACTCACCATGCTGTTCCTGGCCCGCATCATGGAGGAGGCCGGCGTTCCTCCGGGCGTCGTCAACGTCGTGACGACCAAGCGTGCCGGCGAGGTGGTCTCGGCACTGCTGGCCGACCGTCGGACCCGCAAGCTTTCGTTCACCGGGTCGACCGAGGTCGGGCGCGTGCTGCTCCGGCAGGCGGCGGACAACGTGCTGCGCGCCTCCATGGAACTGGGCGGCAACGCGGCCTTGATCGTGTGTGCCGACGCGGACCTGGACGTCGCGCTCGACGGTGCCATGGTGGCCAAGATGCGCAACCTCGGGGAGTCCTGCATCGCGGCCAACCGAATCTACGTCGAGGAGCCGGTGCGCGAGGAGTTCACGGCACGCTTCGCCAAGCGGATGGGCGCGCTCTCGGTGGGCCATGGTCTGGACGACGGCGTGGACGTCGGGGCGCTGATCGACGAGGCCTCGGTCACCAAGATCGACGAGCTCGTCGCCGACGCGGTCGATCGCGGAGCCCGTGTCCTGGTGGGCGGCGAGCGCCCGGATGGGCCGGGCCACTTCTACCCGCCCACGGTCCTCGTCGACGTGCCCGACGACGCGCGGATGCTGGAGGCGGAAATCTTCGGCCCGGTGGCCCCGATCATCTCGTTCACGTCCGACGATGAGGTGATCGCGAAGGCCAACGACACCGAGCACGGCCTGGCCGGATACGTCTTCACCCGTGACCTCCAGCGGGCGCTCCGGTTCGCCGAGGGGCTGGAGACGGGGATGCTCGGCATCAACCGTGGTCTGATCTCGGACCCGTCAGCTCCGTTCGGAGGGGTGAAGCAGTCCGGGATCGGCAAGGAGGGGTCGCACGAGGGCATCCTCGAGTATCTCGACGTCACCTACGCGGCGATCGACCTACCGTGA
- a CDS encoding iron-containing alcohol dehydrogenase: MLETVRGPRQLIVGEGVAQNIPRVVAECGSRVLIVTDRVLLGQPGVAEIVAAVREKVEVVGVFADATPDVPLTDVALAVSAAAEVDADVILAIGGGTVIDLAKIVGVIRCHGGTPRDFYGESKVPGPTTPLVAVPTTSGTGSELTPVSVLTDPDRELKVGVSSVHIVPDFAIVDPELTYTCPATVTAHSGIDAFCHAVESYTARPRAHGPRDPVEQVFLGRNPITDHYALLAAERIARSLPHVVRDGGDKDARADMSYGSMLAGLAFSHAGNAAPHALQYPIGAATHTPHGLGVGLLLPYALDAARDAIGDRLAILARVCGLDVTDASDAEAADTFLTWLDGLLADIGIPATLADIGVTRADLPRFAEMASGVTRLIQNHPGPTDTASLTAILEAAWLGDRTRLFLTPKQR; encoded by the coding sequence ATGCTTGAGACCGTCCGCGGACCACGCCAGCTGATAGTGGGCGAAGGGGTCGCGCAGAACATCCCACGAGTGGTGGCCGAGTGCGGCTCGCGAGTCCTCATCGTGACCGACCGGGTCCTGCTGGGGCAGCCGGGCGTGGCCGAGATCGTGGCCGCCGTACGGGAGAAGGTCGAAGTCGTCGGGGTGTTCGCCGACGCGACTCCGGACGTGCCACTCACCGATGTCGCCCTGGCCGTCTCGGCCGCCGCAGAGGTGGACGCCGACGTCATCCTCGCCATCGGAGGCGGCACGGTGATCGACCTCGCCAAAATCGTCGGCGTCATCCGGTGCCACGGCGGGACGCCGCGCGACTTCTACGGGGAGTCGAAGGTGCCGGGGCCGACGACGCCTCTCGTCGCGGTGCCGACGACATCAGGCACCGGCTCCGAGCTCACGCCCGTCTCGGTGCTGACCGACCCGGACCGCGAGCTTAAGGTCGGGGTCTCCAGCGTCCACATCGTGCCCGACTTCGCCATCGTCGACCCCGAGCTCACCTACACCTGCCCTGCGACCGTCACTGCCCACTCCGGCATCGACGCGTTCTGTCACGCGGTGGAGAGCTACACCGCGCGACCCCGGGCCCACGGACCGCGCGACCCGGTGGAACAGGTCTTCCTCGGCCGCAACCCGATCACCGACCACTACGCGCTCCTGGCCGCGGAGCGGATCGCCCGCAGCTTGCCCCATGTCGTCAGGGACGGAGGCGACAAGGACGCGCGCGCGGACATGTCCTATGGGTCCATGCTGGCCGGGCTCGCGTTTTCCCACGCAGGCAACGCGGCTCCGCACGCGCTCCAGTATCCCATCGGCGCGGCCACCCACACACCGCACGGCCTGGGCGTCGGGCTGCTGCTGCCCTACGCGCTGGACGCGGCCAGGGACGCTATCGGCGACCGGTTGGCCATCCTCGCCCGGGTGTGCGGGCTCGACGTGACCGACGCCTCGGATGCCGAGGCCGCGGATACGTTCCTCACCTGGCTCGACGGGCTCCTTGCCGACATCGGCATCCCTGCTACCTTGGCGGACATCGGCGTGACACGCGCCGACCTCCCACGCTTCGCGGAGATGGCCAGCGGCGTCACCCGCTTGATCCAGAACCATCCAGGCCCGACCGACACCGCCAGCCTGACCGCTATCCTCGAAGCGGCCTGGCTCGGGGACCGGACCCGACTTTTCCTGACTCCGAAGCAGAGATAG